Genomic DNA from Thermobifida alba:
CCACGCCCGTCACCACCAGGTCCAGACCGGAGTCGGAGCGGTGCTGCACCGTGCTGATCTCGGCGGTGCAGCCGACCTCGGCGATCTGGTGCGTCGCCCCCTCCCCGACCTCGCGGCCCAGCTTGATGCCGACCACCCCGAAGCGGCGGGGCCGGTCGGCGGGCAGGTCCAGCAGGTCGTCCACCAGTCTCAGGTAGCGGTCCTCGAACACGTGCAGGGCCATGGTCAGCCCCGGGAAGAGGACCGAGCCGAGCGGGAAGAGCGGCAGCGTGGTGGACACCGTACAAGTATGCCCGCCGGCGGCACGCCGCGCCGTCGGCGGGGCCGCGTCAGGAGGCGGCCGGTCCCGCCGTCTCCGGGGCGCCGGCCTCCACGGCCTCCGCCGGGCGCAGGTCCCGGGCCACGAAGGTCTCCACGTCGAACAGGTCGCCACTGGCCCGGTCCACGACCGCCAGCAGCGTCGACATCGTGGCGACCTCCTCCACCTGCTCCCTGAGGAACCACTGGAGGAACTGCTCGCCGGTGTAGTCGTTCTCCTCGCGCGCGGCCGCGACCAGCCGGTGGAACTGGTCGGTGACCGCGCGCTCCTGCCGCAGGGCCAGCGCCACCGGGTCGCGCGGCGTGTCGAAGTCGTTGCGGACCGCGTCGGTCCCCGGCACCGTGACCGGCACGCCGCTGTCGAGCAGGAAGCGCAGGATCATCATCGCGTGGTCGCGCTCCTCCAGCGCCTGGCGGTAGAAGAACCCGGCCAGCCGCGGCAGGTCCCGGCCGTCGAACCAGGCCGCCAGCGCCACGTACTGCTGCGAGGCGGTGAACTCGTGGCGCAGTTGGTCGACGAGGAGCTGGTGGAACTTGGAAAGACCGTGCTCGGAACCGTGGACGTCGGTAGTCATACCGTGCCGCTGACCACACCGGGACGAAGTATGCGGAAACCGGGGAGACGCGCCTGTCCACAGGCGGCGCCGCCCCGACGGCCCCGACGCGGAGCCGCCCCTACAATGAGGTCCGTGATCTCCCGAATCGATCTCCGAGGCAACCCCGCTGACCCGCGCGAGTCCCTGCCGCGCGCCGAGACCGACGTCGCGTCCGCGGTCGAGAAAGTCCGCCCCATCTGTGAAGACGTGCGCCATCGCGGGGTTGAGGCGCTGATCGAGCTGGGGGAGCGCTTCGACGGGGTGCGCCCCGCCCACCTCCGCGTCCCCGCGGACGCCCTCGACACCGCCCTGGCCGAGCTCGACCCGGCCGTGCGCGCCGCGCTGGAGGAGTCGATCCGCCGGGCCCGCCTGGTCCACCGCGACCAGCGCCGCACCGACACCACCACCCGGGTCGTCCCCGGCGGCACGGTCACCGAACGCTGGGTCCCCGTCGACCGGGTCGGGCTGTACGTGCCCGGCGGCCGCGCCGTCTACCCCTCCAGCGTCGTCATGAACGTCGTCCCCGCCCAGGAGGCCGGGGTGCCCTCCCTGGCCGTGGCCTCGCCGCCGCAGGCGGACTTCGGCGGGCTGCCGCACCCCACCATCCTGGCCGCCTGCGCCCTGCTCGGCGTCGACGAGGTCTACGCCG
This window encodes:
- a CDS encoding ferritin, whose amino-acid sequence is MTTDVHGSEHGLSKFHQLLVDQLRHEFTASQQYVALAAWFDGRDLPRLAGFFYRQALEERDHAMMILRFLLDSGVPVTVPGTDAVRNDFDTPRDPVALALRQERAVTDQFHRLVAAAREENDYTGEQFLQWFLREQVEEVATMSTLLAVVDRASGDLFDVETFVARDLRPAEAVEAGAPETAGPAAS